In Apilactobacillus bombintestini, one genomic interval encodes:
- a CDS encoding ABC transporter permease: MNPSTFRHHSLGLKAILIVANNEWRAFKTNKGLLVSMVMQPIMLYGLLVLALSTNISSINYFGHKIAYNQYALIGILAFFMTTQMSQAMYRATVDKQYGLLAIKFLNGVQPWHYLTGMSFFPSIGFIFQGIILFILGVLSGGIYNVFYYFMALLLGLIILEFWSSLGILLSTKIATYEKRDLIMTLIFTPISYAAPTLYALPHHAPWILQALTSINPLTYQLKALRSIAYGNFDIVSISIGVEITIAMIIITQIILNRMQLTLSER, translated from the coding sequence GTGAATCCTAGCACATTTAGGCACCACTCATTAGGTTTAAAAGCCATTTTAATCGTCGCCAATAACGAATGGCGAGCCTTTAAAACCAACAAAGGTTTACTGGTATCTATGGTAATGCAACCTATTATGTTATACGGCTTATTGGTTTTAGCTTTGAGCACTAATATTTCCTCTATTAATTATTTCGGTCATAAAATTGCATATAATCAATACGCATTAATCGGAATTTTGGCTTTCTTTATGACCACGCAAATGTCGCAAGCCATGTATCGCGCCACCGTAGATAAACAGTATGGTTTATTAGCTATTAAATTTTTAAACGGCGTGCAACCGTGGCATTACCTAACTGGTATGAGTTTCTTTCCTTCCATCGGCTTTATTTTTCAAGGTATTATTCTGTTTATTTTAGGCGTGCTATCAGGTGGTATTTATAACGTGTTTTATTACTTCATGGCGTTACTTTTAGGACTAATTATTTTAGAATTTTGGTCATCGTTAGGTATTTTATTAAGCACTAAAATTGCTACGTATGAAAAACGTGATTTAATTATGACGCTTATTTTCACACCCATTTCTTACGCGGCACCTACGCTATATGCGTTACCACACCATGCACCTTGGATATTGCAAGCATTAACCAGTATCAATCCTCTAACTTATCAATTAAAGGCACTAAGAAGTATTGCTTACGGAAATTTTGATATCGTCAGCATCAGCATCGGCGTGGAAATCACTATCGCAATGATCATAATTACGCAAATTATTTTAAATCGCATGCAATTAACCCTATCAGAAAGATAA